gTCTGAAGTTTCATATAAAATTGAATTACAAAGTTTAATGTATTTAGGATACTTCAGACTACATACATACTTTTATGAACATACACTTTGAAATTATCTTTTCCATCATAATCTGTTTTTTcataatctgtttttttcagccTGGCCTATATTTAGTTAGCAAAGTTAAAGTTGCTTCTTGTTCTGTATGTTTGTTCTgggcatttttggttttgttttttagtcCACAGGCCTAACATGAGTACAAGTTCGGCAGCTTGGTCTCTTCATAATCAAGCctactagaaaaaaataagacactCACTGTTAGCgtatttttgtttcactgactGCCATACCAAAAAGCTTGTTTGGATACTGATCTTAAATCTAATCATGTGGTGATATAGTTTatgtggaggaggggaaaagaaggtggCTAAAAAAGGATAAGCTTGAAACTCCCTCTTTCAGTAACAACTTCTGTTTTAAGTCCTGTTAAAATTGTATCCTTCTGCTAAGATTTCTATCCATCCAAAGAAAAGTTCTCCATTTTTATGAATTGCGAAGTTTAGTTGTCAGAATTGACTTGctcatttaaaaatcagcctATGTGATTGTGCATGAATATGTTGCACTATTCTGCAAGCCTGTGTTCacaatctttttttgttgttcttaaatTCTCTGGGGTAGACTGCATGACTAAAAATTTGCTGTATCTTTCTAAAACAACTGCGTTGCATCTTTAATGCAAAAATCTTGTATTGTGTATatttaatatgcatatatttaatgCAATGTTTCAGGTGGTAATAGGAGATACTAGCAAGTCTTTGTCAGACAGATTTGTGTAGCCACTTCTCTTCCAGTGTTTTTAAAGTTATGATGACTAGTGTAAATCAGTAAAGTTCCTtagagtttgaaaaagaaaaaaaaaatgcctttagagctttaaaatagtattttaacatTTAGGACCTGAAGCAAAGTTATGGAAGATGCTTACATGAATTTTCAGGTCTTTGGTGTAATTTTTAAACAGTGCTCATCTAAATTACTCCTTATGCAGTACCATGCTATAGAATGAGATTTGCCCAATTTTTTAATGCTCAAGTGATTTCCTAGTTACAaggtggttgtttttgttttttttccctccaggaaaAAGGTTCTTCTCAGAACAGCCCACAAGAGATAGAGAGAGAAGACCCAGAAGAAGCAAATACAAATGTAGTGTCAGAGAAAGCATCTGTATCACTTGAACCTTGTACaccaaagaaaaatcctgtaattGCAGAAAATGTAGATGAAAAAGTAGAAGTAGTTTGCTCAACTGCATTGAGTAAACCTTTACAAATTCAAAAACTGCAACTTCAAAATGGAGAAGACTTTCAGGCAGACAGTGTCGTTCTTGATAATTCATCTAAGCAGCATATACATCAACCTAATCCTGTTTTAGTGTCAGCAGCAGTCCAGAGCATGGAAGCTACCAGTGTTCATACCTCTGTAGAGGATCCAGTAGGTTGTACAGCTACAGTCTTGCAATTTACAGCCCCTGACTACTTGAATTCAtctctgaaactgaaaaatgctttagGTTCAATTACTGACTATGCAATTGAAAATCCTAATTCTCATGTTGTAGGCTGCTCTGTTGAAGTACAGCCGGCaagtgaaaatgcagttttactgaGTACAGTCACACAAACTATTGAACAGTTCAGTGGGAGTGAAGAATCTGTCATTGCTGTTATTGTGCCAGCCGAGAGTCCAGAAAAGCCTGAAATAGTAAATAGTTCTTTCCTGCCTATTAAGCAAGAGTTTCTTGACACAGAGGAGACAGAAACAGTTAAATCTGTGTATATGAATGCATATGGTGGAAGTGAAGTGTTACAAACAGAGCATTCATACTGCAAACAAGACATAGACAGAGATCACCTTTGGCAAAAAATTTCAAAGCTCCACTCTAAGATAACTCTACTTGAAATGCAGGAGATAAAAACTTTGAAGAGACTCAGGTCCTTGGAAGCTCTTATTGGACAACTGAAGCAAGAAAAcctgctttctgaagaaaagctgaagattGTGGAAAACTGCTTTACAACACTTGAAGTGACTATGATACAGTAAAGGCTTTCAATGATTGTTCTAAAGTATCTTTTTAGCCTCTTTGGCTGTCCTTTTGGACAAATTAACTTTTGTTTCAGTCATGGTATTTTAACCATCTAATGCAAATTGTGTGAATAGCAAATactctttaaaatgttacatCAGCCGCTACCAAAGCTAGGTGGTAGAATATTGCCTATAAAACATGACTTGCaagtaagctttaaaaaaaaaaaaatctgttttgttaaaaagtatATGAATTGAATCAATAAAGATAAGTTAAACCTTTCTAGCTGCAGGCTCCTCTGAAACATGCAACTCCTGCATTTGGGGCAGCAGTAGAATGGACAGAATAAGCATGTAGGATGGACAATTATAAAActgttgttggaaaaaaaaaaaaagcatcccaATGCTCTTTCAAATGAGTAATGAGGTATGTAATACACATTGTCCAGTGAGGCCACAATTATTCTTTAATCTTCTGTTAATCTAGCATTTGTTCTGATAGTGTTTTGTACACTTTGACCTTATTAAAATTGTTTCTGCAATAAAAGgtgtttccttttatttagttctagaaacaaaaattctttaGGAATATTGTTACAGTGAACAcgttcatctcttttttttttttttttttttggatgcttCAGCTCAAATGGAAAGAACCATCGTAAATAGTGATATTTTTGCTGGTTAGTAAAAGGAAAAGCTCTAACTATTCAGTGAGTGTGATCTGCTCAGCATTGATCCTCTTACAATCTATAGCTGGGTAATGCATATACCCTTAATaatacactgaagaaaacaatcCTTTGCCAAGCAAATTGCTAGTGAAAGTAGCAGCATCTGGCTCATTATTTTTCTATATCTCACTCTTCAAGAAATGGAATTACAAGACTAAAAATGCGCTCCCCTGTATTGATTTTGTTACCTGTTTGTAGTGCACAGGATACCACTACAGTAGAAAGATACTGACAGTTCATTTTGAGggaaattaatttgcttaaatACTTTCTGCTTATTCTGTCTGCGTGCCACCCCTTAGATCTAGAGTTCACTGTACAGTCTAGTACAGTGAACTAGTACTAGATCATCTAGTCCCAACTGTACAtcacagttggactagatgatcattgtaggtcccttccaactgaactagtctagtctattctacAATGATTAGATTATTTGAAGGACTTGGATGTGTTTTCCTATATTCAAAAGTGTGTCACCACCACCAGTTCAGTCTAGGACTGGAGCAAATGGGTTCCTTTGCAGTCTGTTACCTGTATTCTCTATCAGACACATTCTAAACTGTTCCGGTAATCTTTTCATAAGGAATTGAGGATCAAGCAACACTAATTACAAAGCTGGCCTCCAACAAGTTGCAAACTAGtcaaatttcagaaaatttctgAGGCTCGGAGCAGCTGCCTAGAAGTTGGTCTATTAAAGCACAGTGATGTAAGAGGTTAGTCTGTATCAGTAACCACTGTAATAGGCTTGTTTGGTCCTTCAACTTGTTAGCTTCTTGCAGGCTCTAAGCACAGGACATGCTTGGGAAACTTCCTACAGAAGATAAATGTAAGTTATAATATGATGAATTATTTACTGGGACTCtgacacattcatttttttccctcttattagAGACTGCTGTCCCTGTAACAAAAGAACATGCCTGTTCTGCCTTGTGTGCTCTGAAATCACAAAGGGTGTCCTGTAGCCACTAGAAACATTGCTGCTATGGTCCAATCTTGTGAACATTGTCCGGGTGGCCTCTCTGAACTgcacattttgtaatttttaataaagagatCTTTCAAAGTCATTTACAAAATGCTATATGAAATTGCTAAATGATTTGGCAGTTTTAGAAATTTCATGAATGTCACTAAAAATCCTCTCCTAACGCTGTATATTTTAAGACTTACCACCCAGTTCAAAAGTCCACTGTAAGTCTTGAGTGGCAATGAGAGCTCAGACATGGCAAAAGAGCTACGACACTTTAAGCTGTTGTCTCAGCAAAACTCTattcctgaagaaaatgttttttttttaacacggTATTTacatttctgatatatttttgcctttactAACAGTTCCCAGTATTAAAATTGAGCACGTTATTTGTGGCATAGATTTCTTTaaacctgggaaaaaacaaatgctcagttttccttttttcctggtgtttcttGGGACTATAGCAGAAAAACTCAGTAACTCTACAAGCCTTTCACCAAGTCTACAAAGTTCCCTGCTATAGGGTGATTTGGTCCAATGTGCCTAGGGTGGACATAACAGgccctctgcctttcttctttacACGCAGCTTTTTGTGCCAAATAGGTCATTATTAAGGCCTACAATTAGCACTTCTCACCTGGGCCTATTACTTAACTGTTGCCTGAAGTAACACCTGCTCTCTTACCAAGCAGGATATTACAGCTGTTAAGCAAACATGTCTAACAATTGACATTAAATAATATGACAGTTTATTAATCTGGTCTTTTCAAGTAGAGCTTTACAAGTTCAGGTATAGGTTTACCAGTTTTCCTTAATTCTAAATTTGACATGTGATTGCTCTCAGTCTGTCACAGTATAGTGTGTCCATCCCATCTCGGTATGTCCGTTCCATCCAGGTTCATGGTTTCTGCAGCGGCCAGCATcaccaacttaaaaaaaaaaaaagccagagatcGCCTGAAAACAAAATGATCTTGTACGTAGCATTTCTCAGGACCAGTCTTGTAGCGATGAAGAGGTTGAAACTCCACAAAGCAGTTTGAAGGTAGACCAGAATCTATGCTGTGTTTTGTAGGTAACTGTTGCAAACTGATGCCAATAAATTAATTTGGGCAGAGAACTTTtgtatccatttaaaaatatttaatattatagcCGGATATTGTTGCTTACAGGAAAATATGGCTAGGTCCTTTGCTTCAATGATATTCCGACACTGAATTACTCGGGCTAATTATGACgaggaaggaaaaataccatGTTGGAAATTGCCACACCCCACTGAATTAGATGCCACGTGTACatgttgttttcagtgtttcctaaTCATAAAGCTGTACAGCCTTTGCACACAATTGTATTTCActaaataaatttcatttttcaaaggtgCTATATTATTCCTTGAGATCCAGTGGAAACTGCTTTTGTGCAGTTGCAGCCCAGCACCAAAGTAGTACACTGAATCATCATTCCTTCTGTAATGTATTAGGCTTATCTTGATCAAAGTTAAATGTTCTTATTCATCTTTTcaataattttgcatttgcatcaactttttttaaaaacttttgacTGCCTGTTTCCACTGATGTAATTAATTACTTCAACACTTTACAGATTTAACAGATGTGGACTGTTTTCTTAATTCACCTGTAGAAATGCTAAGCGGTATTTCTCTTCCGCTGGCTACGGTAGGAATTTGGCATTTGGCTTTCTTCTAGTTCTTCATTTAAATTCCACCAATTTTATTAAACTTATCTACAAGCAATGTAGTTGCATCTGGAACAAACTGGTGCCCATTTCCCCTGTTTTTCCATCTTGTTTACAAGGTGGAGTGTGAAGTTTTATTTAGCTCATTCAGAATGCAGTGCCAGCTACAggggattttttctttctccaagacTCATCAAGTATCTGGGACTTCTGTACGTTCCTGCATCAGTGGTACAAATATTGACTGCACTCTTGCATGCTTCACAAGCATTCATTACAAGTCTGTCTAGATCTCTCATTAGATGTCTGTCTTTGATATCTTTTTACTCTCCTTCACTGCAGTGAAGTTGTAATTATTCTTCCTTTCCACTTAAACTCTGAGACTTGGCTCCTACATTAGAAAAACCAGCAGCAGACGTGGGCTCCCTCAAAATGCCATCTTcgtaataatttgttttctctgtcctCTTCTGTTTTGCCCAAGCTAGTCTACGATGACGGGTGCTCTGGGCCGGTGCCGTGGGGTCCAGCTGTGCCCACCTCGGCCATGGACAGTCACCCTCCTGTGAAGGGATCCCCCACCTGACTGCAGTGCGGCTGGGCTCTGATGACACCATTCACAAATTCATGCTAGATGCTGCCTTCTCGTCAGTAAACTTGAAGCTACATGtcgcattttaaaaattacactgcCCTCcatctcccagcttcttctgtaatAGATTGATTTCCTTCAGACCTAACCACACTTTGGTCCAAACTGCCTTGGGTACAACTTGGTTCCTCCCCTCACTGGATGATGCTGCTTAACTGCAGGCTAATGTCATACATGCAAATCCTGCACCCAGTGCTGCCTTAGCAAAGCCCCAGACACAGCCTAGCCCAGCCCTTCCATGTCGCGGTGAGATGGTGTAACACCCAGGGACCCCATCACGTCGCCAGGTGAGGGCTCATGCCAGCAGGGGTTGCCTGCACGCTGTGGATTCCTACATCCACAATTAGTTAATTGCGTCGATGACAGTGATAGACTCTGCTTGGCAGGATGTATTATTTCTAAACACATTGAGGAAAGTGCTGAAATTCCAGATGTTTTGAACTTCGTCATGATCGTAGGGCAATGAAACCCAGAGCCTGCTTTTGTGAGACGTTGTACCTGCCCAATGAGAGATACCAGGAAAGGCTCACCTGCTTTCTGGGCAAACCCAGGAGACACTGGTGAGCAGCAGGCTGACAATTTTTTAACTACCCAGGCACAACTAGAAAAAGTCCACACCCAGCCTCGAGAACAGGCTTCAGGCGTAGGTTAGCGCTGAGTGACTCAGGCTCTTCCCCTTCTGTAAACTCCACAAGCCAGAAGCCTCGTGCCGTGCCGCAAGGCTGGATCTCCCCGGTGGCACCTGCACACCGGGGCCTTGTGAGAGATGCTCAGGGTCGTGCGTGGGGACGGAGGAAGGAGTGAGTTTTGGCATTCAGGGTTGTTGCCTGGAGAAAGTGCCTTCCTGTGGGGCATCTCTTTGCACTGCCGAGGCAGCATCAGCTGCAGCAGGTCCTGTCCCTTCTTCGGGATCCCACGTGCCAGGCGCAGCTCGAAGCTACAGGGAAAACCCAGTAATGCAATGGAAATGCATGAATTACCAGCACCAAGGCaagaggggagagaaacagagaaagaggaaaggacaAATTAAACAAATGGACTTAGATTTGgacaaaaaatagatttttcttttctcatttactgAAGAATTTTATGACTTACTAACACAAGCTGGTTTACATTTCTGCAATCTCAGGTGGATCACtggtttattttctccttcaatGAAATCAGTGTAACGGCTTTCAATTTACCAGACTGTTTACTGCTGCAGAGAAGATGTGAGTTTctgccaaaatattttccacaaataaTAATACCTCTAAACAGGCTTTTTCCAGTAAATATACCTCTTGGCATTATTAAATATTATGGAGTACATTACAGAAAGTCTATCACTGTTTAAATATCTGCCTTTCCTGCAAAGGACACTTGGAATggcattttttaaacataaaagcaatTTAGAAGCCTGCGTTTCATCCATTCAAAAAGGTTAAGCTGTATAGATGCTTttggaatatatattttaaaaaaaaattacctattgCACATCTCTAAAAACAGCAGTGCTCCCTAAAAACAGCAGGTGGTGCTACTGGATCGCGCTGTAGAAGTCAGAATAAAgacttgccttttatttttattctgctgttgtTGAAACCTGTGCAAGCAGATTAACTATGCGGGGGGGTGGCGGTCCTTATATTTCAAATGTATCTTTAATAAAGAAGGGTAGTATCTGAACAAAACAGTATGACTAATTGTCTTCCAtcttacagaaataaagcttCAGACAAGAAGAAACTCATTTATATTCTGAGCATAAAACATGAAATTCAAGAGCCTTCTGCTCAAGTGAGTGGCAAAAGAAGATGTATTCGCTGTCCTTACGTGGAGCATGATTGCATTCCTCATTTGTTGAAGTGGGTCAGTGATTAACGTTTGAATCCCATAAACAGGTTAGCATTGCTTAATTGCATATTTATCAGGATAATGGTGTGAGTGTTTAATCACACCCTTCATCAAGGGTGTCTGGTTTACTACGCACGTACTGCAGCCGTGGTTTTGAAACTGGGAAGATACGTGCACAACAGCTTTATGTGTGGCATAATCCCCTCTAAAAATGTCGTGGGACAGACTTTGCTCTGAGAATACACAACTTCAGTTGATACGAACAACATTGGAGTAGGAGAACACTGGTCTGGCACATGCAAGCAAGTTTCTTCTTGCTTATTCCAgtgttattttcaaaatacaatgGATAATAGGGCATCACAGTACAGGTTAGAGGTATTCATGTGATCTTCTGAATGAATGGAACAGGGCTGCAAAACAGTGGCATGGCAAAACCAGATGGTGAAGAGAGCCATGTCAAGGTAAATGGTGGCTTCAGAGGCATAAATTAGCCTCACGGCTGGTGGGGGCCAGGCATCGCAGCTTCTCTGGGTACACAGAAAGTGGTGTTCAGCATGCTGTTCACTGACCAAATCCAGCCAGTCCACCACAGCCTCCTGAAAGAAGTCATCTCACCTGACTCTGGATGTCTCCATCATGAGGTGCTCCTCAGCTAAGTGATATTTGgtatgaagaagaagaaatgaactgAGGAAAAGTCTGTTTATCTAATGACTATGGCCAGGGGGATGTTCTagacaaatatttcagatttagataagtataaatacctgaagttaCCTAAACTGAATCTCACCTTCTGTTTCAAAAGGTAAATCACTTCTAGTTCTCAGACAGGGATAAGTTAGGAAGACTAAATGCTAATATAAAGGAGCTTGGCACCGTCGTCCTTCCAAATTGTGCCTTAATTTCCTGTACAGCCAGTGACAAGAGGAAGATCTTTCAAAGCTTCTAGAGGGGATTCTGCTCCGATATTTCATTGTTATAGTTAGagcctttttttctgaagatttttgaAAGGCACTTCTATCTCTGTAAGAAATCTGGACAAGTAGGAAAACTGATTCACCAGATGCCTGGCTTAGGCAGAGTACATCCGAGGCACAATTCTCCGTGCTGCAGAACATCCTCACAAGGTGCACATCAGACTTAAGAGCGCTGCACTGCTTCATGAATAGCGTAAATTGGTAGTAGTCAGACACACTTGCCCTCTTATAGCCCCTTGGGACTAAAAACAACCTTGTGGCTGCTCTAGCTTCCCCCTGGAGTGGTGGCAAACACCACGAAGAGGTCTTTTTCAGCCATGTCTGCTTAGGTAAGCACATTATAGGTCATAAATACCAGCAGTCTGACCTTCGGTCTGAGTCAATAGACTATGAGACCACATAAGAATAGGCTTCAGGAGCTCTCAATGACCAGAGTAGCTACCGTTTGGAGATGGGGGATAATAAAGACATGAGAGAGAGAGTTTCACAGCATGCAAAATACATCAAGCCCTTTAGATCTTATACTTACCAGCAGGTGTTATTAAACTTACATCAAAGctcttttttcagtgttttatgcaGCGAGCAATCCTGTACCATGTAAAGCTGGTTTTGGCTAGAGGGCAGTTATGGAGCTGTGACCCCATATTGCCTCAGTGCCTACTGACAGACCGTGAATACGCTCACAACACTGAATTAGCCTCCCCAGGCCTGGTTCCAGCGGACTGACCAGGCATTTTCAGGAAAGAGTGGGTGTTCTGCTGCCACTGGGTAAGGGCGAGTACAACAGCAGGCTCCCTTTTCAAGTCACAGCCCCAACCAACATCTGCAGAAAGGCATCCACACCTCACtaccagtgcagcagcagctctccacaaCTCAGTTATCTGTGTAGACCCTTAAAAAGGGGGGGACTCGCCCCCAGCGGGCTCAGCACCCCACCTGGGACACAAAGACTGAATTTTCCCTCTGTGGGGAGAGCAAATATTCAAGGTTTGGCAGAGAGGACGTCAGCTTTGAACTGAATCATCACTCAGCCCTCCAGCAGGGACTCGATGAAGAAGCAAAACGTGGACTGATGCTGGCTTTTATCCTGGTTTTCCTCCCCCTTAGTGTAGTGAAAGAGGGACCAAAAAACCAAGCTCCTGAGACTTACTGGGGTAGGAAATGCTACAATAAGAAAAAGATGTAGATAATGACCACAAAACTATGTTTCGCTTATGGAGGTTAATTAGAAGTAATAACAAGTCCCAgatagatttttaatttaaaatatattagacTGACACGTATCTGGGAGCTGCTACAGAAACATGACTTCAGCTACAGTTGTATTTGAGATGACTAATTTCACAACTTTTAAACATATAATTCAGCATAATGAGATCACAGATATAAATccaaatgaaattgtattttacatCTTTCGCATTAAAACCATCAATTTACTTCTTCAAGTATCCATTTTGTGAGATgtcaataaaaacatttatacatttttttatttgcatagcttcagatattttattctgtatttaacaTCTGAAATGAATTCACAGCTTTATCCACAGTTTTTGGTGCGTACTGAGGGATTGCAGCCACTCTTTGCTTatctttatttgttgtttttgttcaCCTTTTACACCGATCTCGTTTCAGGACTTCGGGAACACAGCTTCCTATTGCAAAATCCCTCACCAAACTGCCAAGTGCCTGCTGCTTGTAACAGGCATTGCTTTCAGCGTACATCTCTTTGTCTTACCCCAAGCTCACACATTAAAATTATGGGGTATGGACATGCACATGGCTTATGACACTCAGCTTCCTCTGACTGCACCTTGGCTGGTAAGGTGAATTATCTTCCACCAGCTAATGTAAATATGTTAGGTGTTGTCTTTTGTAATGAACAGGATATCTTTTTAAcctacttcatttaaaataaactcttcattATGTCTGAAAGGGTTTTGCTAATAATAATCCTCCACTGTAGGGtctgcagctccagctcccccACTGTTTATAGCAGATCATATATGGGaatggaagaataaaaagcaaaaaataaaaaataaaaacacaactatggatcttttctatttatttaatctgtttctttgacaaatacagattttgaaaattgACGCATTTCCCTTCTCCATCaacagctgtagaaataataTAATAGTGGAAATCATTGGTCTAGTTCCCAGCGTAAGAGACCTAAAAGCTGGAAAGCTTTTGGGAATCACTGTGAGAACCGCCTGTTCTAAACACCTGCAGGTTTGTTTAATTTTCTAGGTACTAGTTACATACTCCAGGAAAAAATAGTTTGGCAGTTAAAGAAATAGGATGAGCTTCTTGAATGATGTCTTAGCTAGCcatgaaaatttttctttgggttttacaTAAGCATgtttaagaacaataaaaaacaTGACTGTATAATATAAGTTTCGTTGTAGATTAAGCGATGCAGTGAGTGTCATTAATTGATATGAACACAATGCAGAACTGATGTGAACTGATAGGGAGGCAGGGGACTTTTACTCTCTCTCACACACGTGCACACCCACAAAACACTCAAGACACTGTACttgccttaaaaataagaaaattttgaaataatgttgCTAGAACAAGTCCCAGATATATTACCACCTTCTCCCTCTGAGcataaaaccccaaaatattattGCTTCCCAGCATTTAtggtaaaaatgcattttattctttctacAACAATTTTTAACAGTGGAACATGAAGCAGTAATGAAATGTTATATGACAGAATAATATGTCCTGCCTTTTCTTGCAGGACTGTCTCTAACACTATGCAATGTTTGAAATCACTTTTTTATGTTACCTCAAAGTTTGACAGGATTAATAGCCTTCTGGGAAATTCCCTTTACTGCATTCTAATGAGCAAATTGATggcttttgaaacagaaacaagttATCTTTTAGACAAGCTATCACTGTGAATGGCCAATTTGAAATTGTCAGCAACAGTGCATGTTTCTGCAGCTCTctagagaaaaagcagaagccaATAATGTTTAAGAACTGCAGGGACATTAAAAGCATTAAGTGcctgttcattttgcttttcttcccaggAGATTTGTGATTTTCAAGGGATCTGAGTGAAGACTATAAACAAAAGTAGAGTcatgaatttttaaagtttaaatcaaTCCTGATATTCTTTGTTCACCACACAGACCATTTCCTGTCCTTTACAGCAAAAGTCCATTTCTGTTATGAAAGAAATTCCCCGAGCCAGGCTCAGGCAGGCTGTGTTGGATCCCACAAACAACGTGAAGATGAACCGGAGACCTAATCGGACGTATGCAACTTATCACTGCTGTTCCTAATGCACGGCCCGGTAACATCTCCCTTATGTAAAATAAGGACTACAAATTCCCGCTgccctttcccccagccccctcaCACAGAGTAAGGTGTAGGTAATGCCAAACATATAGTTTTTCATACTGTTGCCCTCTCCTCAACTATTTGCATTTCTCAAGAAGCTAAAGACTGAAGGTTGTATTCTTAAAGGTATCTAGTTGTTATACGTCACGCTGCTTTTGCAAATCTGGACACTAATCTTTTTTACTCCCAGTGGATCCAGGATGCTTGGCCGGAGGCAGGGAGTGGCGTGCCAAGGCTGGTGGTCTGTGCCGGTGGCCTGGAGCCACAGCAGCCACCCCAGGCACGCCTCCCCCTGCAACCTGCCCCCCGGAAGGGAGAGCAATACCCGCGAAGAAAAGGTAACACAATTTATACAGCCTCGGGGCTGGGAAGATGCTACAAACACTAGAAGAGAGAGCTAGTACCTTTGTCATCGGACACGATGTGATATCAAAGCACTTGAGTGCTGTAGTCATGAAAGGCCTACATAGATCGGAAACAACAAAGGAACTGGCCTCTACATTCAGTGCTTCCTCTGAAAAACGCTACCCCCTCTTCTCCCTGCACATATAGCACAGCCTGCGTTCCCCCATGAAACAAAATTCCCAGTGAAGTGTCATGCCCCAGaagctgcctcccagccaacTGCCTTCCATGCTTGTTGCAAAGGGCTTCGGAGCAACCCCAACGAAGGACGAATATTTGCACTCTGCCAAGTTTGGCGTCACATCCGCTGCTGAAAAGAAGTCGCTGTAAAGTAGCCCcgaaaggaagaaatgcaaacctTCCCTTCCAGAGCGAAAACATTTTATTCGTTTGAAAAGTGAGAACAGTAACCTACCATAAATACCATATGCCAAATGCATCTCTATAAGAACAGGAATCCTGGCAAAGATAACCCGCAAGTTTTGCACTATTTACAAACTACCTTATTCCTTTATTGCCAACTGCTTACTTTTAGAGCAGCTCCACAAAAACCCCATGTACAACAGGCGTGTTGGCATTTCACTTTTCgttagtctttttt
The genomic region above belongs to Mycteria americana isolate JAX WOST 10 ecotype Jacksonville Zoo and Gardens chromosome 1, USCA_MyAme_1.0, whole genome shotgun sequence and contains:
- the THAP5 gene encoding THAP domain-containing protein 5; the protein is MPRYCAASCCKNRGGQSARDQRKLSFYPFPLHDKERLEKWLRNMKRDAWTPSKHQLLCSDHFTPDSLDVRWGIRYLKHTAIPTIFSSPGDEEKGSSQNSPQEIEREDPEEANTNVVSEKASVSLEPCTPKKNPVIAENVDEKVEVVCSTALSKPLQIQKLQLQNGEDFQADSVVLDNSSKQHIHQPNPVLVSAAVQSMEATSVHTSVEDPVGCTATVLQFTAPDYLNSSLKLKNALGSITDYAIENPNSHVVGCSVEVQPASENAVLLSTVTQTIEQFSGSEESVIAVIVPAESPEKPEIVNSSFLPIKQEFLDTEETETVKSVYMNAYGGSEVLQTEHSYCKQDIDRDHLWQKISKLHSKITLLEMQEIKTLKRLRSLEALIGQLKQENLLSEEKLKIVENCFTTLEVTMIQ